DNA from Dermochelys coriacea isolate rDerCor1 chromosome 20, rDerCor1.pri.v4, whole genome shotgun sequence:
AGGGGCAGAGCTCAAGACTGtcgctctggctgggctggggggacagACAGAGCTGCCCCCCAGAGTCACCTCTCCTATCCTGTGGGGGAATCAGGGTCTCCTTGTCACTGGCGTCCAGCAAAGTGTGGGGGGGCGGTAGATGCCAGGCAAAGGGGGTATTATGGGCTCGCAATGGGCCGAGGGGGGTTGGGTTATCTGGAGCAAGCGTTGGGGCAGCACGATCCCTATGGGGAACCACCAGACTGTGAGGGGGAGGGTGCTGCTGGCCCCATCCTGTGGGCAGTCTGAGGCCCTTGGGACACCAAACGACCCAGCCTGGTGGCCAGGCCCTGTCTCCTCCATGCTGACATCCTCACGACCGCCCAGGAGAAACGCGGCGTTATACCTGTGCCTCTTGGAGCAGGAGAGCAGCTGCTGGGACCATGgcacggggcagggagctgggggcatGCTGCCCGCCCCTCTTATGTCCTGCCCTTACCTACACCCTGTGGCCCCGCGCCATGTCTTGGTGGCTCTTGCCAGCGGTGCCAGTCTGGGGGCACCACATCAGCATCTGGCAGGGACCAAAattgggaagatttttttttctcttggccCTGGGCAACAAAACCCCGAGggccgcccctgccctgccctgccctgccctgccctgccctgccctgctgacCCCTGAGCCAGGCAGGCTCTCCGCACCCCTGCAGCGCCCAGTGCCTTCAGGACTGCCAGGGTGGGGTTCTGGCAAGGCACTGGGTGACTGGTGTTACCCTGAGCGGAGGGGCCAGGGTTAGGCCTGAGCCCTCCTCCCGCGCCACtgcctggatccccaccccaagCTGGAGTCACGAGGTCAAACcccattccatctgaagcacccCCCCCGGATCAGTCCCCTGGGggcttcaggatcaggcccatgctgtgcccttcccatctccctctaCCCATCCCCCCAAGGTGGGATTTTGTCTCTCTCAGCACTTTGCAGCCCATTCATGGACCTGTTGTTGCCAGGAAGGTTACTCAGCGCTGGCTTAATGGGAGCTAATTCCCCCAAGCCACCGGGATTAGCCGCAGCTGTGCCATTGGGCGGGCGGGCGAGAATCTGCCAGGCCTGCAAGCGGCCAGATAATGGGTTTGCTTCACTCAGCACCAAGCGCCCGCCGGACCTTGGCTGTCAGAACccgggtggggggatgggaaccAACCTGCCCTCACTTGCAGCCACTTCACTCTAGCTTGAATTCAGGAAGGGGGAACCTGGGGGGGGGCTATTTGTGTCTGGTGTTGAACACCCCTCAAAGCTTTATGCACCCACAACCCCCAGGCTGTTCTCCCTGATTTCCAggtggggaaaactgaggtacgCAGACTagaaaaatgacttgcccaaaggtaacacacagtgagtctgtggcagagccagggacagggacaaaacccaggagtcctggctcccagcctcccctgctctagCACTTTGGCCCTGCTCCAGTGCCCGCTGGCATCCAAGCACGGTGTGAAGACTCCCCAGCGATGGTTGTCATGGTTGCAGGGCTAGttacccctctgctcccccccccccccgcagcatctCCTCTTAGGCCTTTACCCCCCTGGGCAGAACCGCCCCCAAATCTCCCACTTGCAGACTGGGACCTGAGGCTATGGCCCCTGGCGCATCCATCCTGCCCCTTGGGCAGGTCCAGCTGGGCCCGGCCCCAGCAGCTCTCCCCTTGGCGGGCTGAGCCCTGACGCATAGTGACCAGGCAGTTGTTCACCCAAAGCCGGCTTTAATCAGAGCAGCAGGAACAGcatgtggggggaaagggggtcaAACCCACTGCCAAACCATGCCCATGGCTGTTGTCCCTCGGACCCTGCCATGCCGCTCGTtcggccacccagctctgtggGTGCCAGCCGGATTCCCCCGGATGACGTGCCCTTtccagcccctgcctcagcccctccACCCTCCTGCGTTCCCGGCCCTCTTCCTGCCCAAGGGGTTGCTGAGACGTGGGGTATCTCGAGCCTGCCTGTTTTCAAACCTGCCAGCCCCCTGTGAAACTAACCTGGCCCATCCCTCCAGCACTGCCCCGGCGCCAGGCACGTCCCTGATTACCGGGCAGCTCCTGATCCATCCTGACGGTTCATTCCCCTCCAGCTTCAGCTGCCAGGCACTGGACCCCGCCCTGCATTGGCCTGTCAAGCCCTCTGCCCCACGGATTACACCTGGAGCAGGTCGCTCCAGACGGGCCCAGGAGACGCTGAGAACGagtggctggctgcagccagAGCGGGGTGAGCCCCGCTCCCAAGTGGTGCTGCTGGCTTGTTCTGGGGGCGATCAGCAGAAACCTGGGGGGGGGCGTGCGTGGGAGCAGGTGGCACTGCTGTAGCCAGGGTGGCATGTAtctgtggggcagaggagggttcAGACCTATGACCAAACCCAGCCTGCGAATGGGGGGGCATGAAGCCAGAGGCCATTTTGCCCTTGATCTCGGTGGCCGTGGGGTCCGTGTGGCGTCCAGCGATCAGGCTGCAGCATCCAGCCCTAGCCCCAGCTGCCTTGGGGCTCCATCTGGGACGCCCCAGTGCCCCACGGGGCTGCAGGAACAGCAATGGCAGAGGGACGTGGAGGGCCTGCGGGGTGCTGAGGCAGTGCCGGGCCCAGCGCCCTGCAGTGAACCAGGCCGGGCTACGCGACCcaccgctgccagcctgggagcAAAGCAGGAGCCTGCCGATAATGATCAACGGTACAGAGGAGCCGATAGGCTCCCAGCCAGCACCTGGGCTGTGGGCATGGACCGTGCCAGAGCTATCCTCACCCACAACGAACTCCGGCATGGTGCCAGCACAGACACAGTGTGCCttgcgcgccccccccccccccaggagccagGGGAGCGGCACTGCCATTttgagagggggaaactgaggcacagaaagcagGCAGTCACAtattgagtgagtggcattgctgCGGATAGaatgcaggagtcctggctcccagccctccctgctctaaccactggatgccactcccctcccaaaaccagggatagaacccaggagtcctagctcccagccccccactctatGCACAGGCTATGCTGTCTGTCCAAAGTGGTGGCCCTGTTTCTCTGAGCCCCAGGACTGAGCTGTGGTGGGTTCTGATCTGAACTGGCCCTGGTCtcacccatcccctgcccccaccgGTGGATGCTGGGTGCAGCTGGCACCGGTGCTGGAGCAGCACTGGGGGTAGGGGTCGCTCAGTGGGGCTAGCaagtggggtgagggtgggctGGATCATGACAGTGGGGGTCGCTCAAGGAGGAAGCAGGTCcttggggggcaggatggggcgGGGAGGCCGTGCTGGCTCAGCGCTGCTCCCCCTTGCGGGGCGGCTTGGCACGGGCGGCAtcctgggggggggtggagagggaggagcGGGACACGCTGGCCGTCTCCACAATGTCGATGTCTCGGCAGGTCAGGCAGGCGACCAGCTTCTCCCGGGAGGCGCTGGAGGCAAAGAGGAACTCGTAGGAGAGGCCAGCCAGCACCGCGCCCAGCGAGGGGCCGATCCAGTACACCTGCGGCCGGGGGGGAGACAGTGGTCAGCGAGATCCAGTACACCTGGGTGGGGGACAGGGTTCAGACAGGGCCCAGGGAGATCCGGTACACCTGGGGGGGGACAGGCCAGGGGTCAGAGAGGGCCCAGGGAGATTTGGTACacctggggaggggacaggggtcAGACAGGGCCCAGCGCGGGGCTGTTCTAACACACCTGGGGGGGGCAGGACATGGGCTCAGGCTGACCCCACTCTCCCCACACGCCCATTGCAGGCTGCTCAGCTCCAGGTCCTGGACCCAACATAGCCTTTGCTGGCTaggcaccccccaacccccacacatGCACCCCAGCCTGGCTCACCCAGTGGTGGTCCCAGATGCCCGTCAGGACGGCTGGGCCCAGCGATCTGGCTGGGTTCATGCTGCCCCCGGAGAACGTcccctgcagacacagcagggtGGTGAGTGGACATTGCAGGACCCCACCAGCCCAGCCTTGccctccctctggggcaggggcatcTCTTACCGCAGCCAGCGCTCCGGCCGTCACGGAGAAGCCAATGGCCAGGCCACCCGGCTCGCCTGCCCCTCGGCGCCGCTGGTCCTCCACGGCGAAGATGGTGAAGGCCAGCTGGAAGGTGGAGAAGGTCTCCATGGCGAGCGCCTGCCCAGCGTTCCCCTCGCTACTCACCTGCGCCCAGGAACAAGACAGGGCAGCTCACACCTGGCCCCGGCCCGGCCCTCAGGCCACGTGGGCAGCAGGGAGAACTGGGGGCCTGTGCTCCCCGGACCAGACACATTTGGGCGTTCACCCTGGGGGGCATCAGGGGCTGTGTTGGTGTCCTGGCGACCCAGCAGCGAGAGGTCTGGGGGGGTTCCCACTGGGCTGTGGGGACAGTGAAGGGGGGGTTGAATCCAGTCAAGGTGGGATCCCTGCTTCCTGGGCACGGAAAGGCGGGAGTCTGACGGGTGGCCCTGCCCACAGGGCTGAAGGGCCACACTTCCTTTGGGGGTCAGGGCAGCACTGCAAATGGGGCGCTGGGGGGGTCAGCATGGCACAGCCAATGGGGCCAGGGCAGCCCTGCTGTCCCACTGGAAGGCAGGTGCACCCTGTATCAGCACGCGCATCTGTTGGGCTGACCCAGGGACCAGTTACCCAGCTCCCCCAACGCCCATGGGCCCCAGACAGACGCTGGGAGccggagagcccagggcctgagGGGCGGCCGGGGTGGGGCCCCCTGTGACCAGGCTGGGACACTCACCCTGGTGACAAGGtggctggcggctgcagtggGCAGCGCCAGGCAGACGGCGGCCGCGGCCAGGATGGCGCCCAGGCACTGGGCCAGGACATAGGCAGCTCCGCGCAGGGCGTCCAGCTTGCGGGTGCAGAGGAAGGCCAGGGTGAGGGCCGGGTTGGCCTGGGCCCCGCTGACCTCGCCGAAGCAGTGAGCCAGCCCCACGGCCGCCAGCCCGGCCGTCAGAGCCGGCTGCAGTGCGGGAGGGGCTGTGATACGCCCGGGGCCGCCGGGGCACGAGGCGCCCAGCACCAGCCAGACAAAGATCAGGGTGCCAGCTGCCTCCGCCAGCAGGGAGCACCAGAACCGACGGCTCCGCAGGTCCTGGGGAGGGAGGACATACAATCAGCAACCAGgttgggggggaaccatggcaacAGATTTGGGGGTGTCTGGTCCCATGGCAATGGGTGGGGGGGTCTGGAACCATGGCTGCAGAGGGGACATTGTGGGGAGGGCAGGTCACGGGGCAGCATAGGGGGCTGGCTGTGAGCTCTTCCCATTGCTAAACCATCAACCAGCAGATCAGACCCCTCCAATCCTGCCCCCTATGCCAGGCACCCCTGGCACAGACACGCTTCACCAACCTCAGTCCCTCCACGGAGCCCGGGACGGATGGTCTTAGTGGGGTCAGGGAGGAGCTGGTCTCAGGCATTGAATCCCCTGGTTTGTGGGGGGGTTGGTTTGGATGCTGGACACCCCCCCCCGTCATGGTCCtaatggagctggagctgagtatgcagaaagaaagaaagaaagaaagaaagaaagagcctgtccctggatgggtggatggatgcaGATGGGTGGAGAgatatggatggatggacagacagatggatgtGGCTGGGTggagacagatggatggatgccAATGGATAGGTGGATATGGATGGTTGGACagatgtgggtgggtggatgtggACAGACGGGTGGACATGAGTGGGTGGGTGGATATGGCTGGACGGACGGATGGACAGGGGCAGGTGGATGGATATGGATGGAcacgggtgggtgggtggatatGGACGGATGGATGCGTGTGGGTGGATATGGCTGGACGGACGGATGGACAAGGGCAGGTGGATGGAcacgggtgggtgggtggatatCGATGGACACGGGCGGGTGGGTGAATATGGACGGACGGATGGACACGGGGGGTTGGTGGATATAGACAGATGGATggacaggggtgggtgggtggatacGGACGGCTGCACGGACGGATGGGCAGGGAGTTCAGAGAAGTTCTCCCAAACTTCCCAGGTGCCCCACAGCCAGGGGCCCGCTCAGCTGCCCGCTGGGGTGAGGGCAAGGCGGGCAGCCCTTACCTCGCCGATGGCCATGCTGCCCGGCTGGCTCCCGAGGGCTCTGCTCTGGGAGACACAGGGTGCTGCGCCACTCTCCCTCCAGGGATCCTcacacccccctcccgcccctcccagccaggctcctcTTAAAGATACAGCAGCCGCGGGCGCTGGGCAAGGGGCCAGAGGGGCATCGG
Protein-coding regions in this window:
- the LOC119846061 gene encoding lens fiber major intrinsic protein-like, translating into MGTAKAAAAVGRAGLSLGWHLMLMGPDRAAHPAWQVSTRHAENGRKNRANAAPAGVSPGLLHPQVLLSQRAPSGLCPDAPLAPCPAPAAAVSLRGAWLGGAGGGCEDPWRESGAAPCVSQSRALGSQPGSMAIGEDLRSRRFWCSLLAEAAGTLIFVWLVLGASCPGGPGRITAPPALQPALTAGLAAVGLAHCFGEVSGAQANPALTLAFLCTRKLDALRGAAYVLAQCLGAILAAAAVCLALPTAAASHLVTRVSSEGNAGQALAMETFSTFQLAFTIFAVEDQRRRGAGEPGGLAIGFSVTAGALAAGTFSGGSMNPARSLGPAVLTGIWDHHWVYWIGPSLGAVLAGLSYEFLFASSASREKLVACLTCRDIDIVETASVSRSSLSTPPQDAARAKPPRKGEQR